One window of the Dendropsophus ebraccatus isolate aDenEbr1 chromosome 12, aDenEbr1.pat, whole genome shotgun sequence genome contains the following:
- the LOC138768985 gene encoding interferon-inducible GTPase 5-like, whose translation MDFDFIPEEDMQEMNSALEDGDLCKATERLRESLKEIEKATLDIAITGQSGTGKSSFVNAIRGMGDEEEGSAETGVVETTMKPTPYTHPQHPNVTIWDLPGIGTPNFAEADYLECVEFRRYDFFIIISSERFKQYDIDLAKAIQAMDKKFYFVRSKVDNDLHASQVQRKKTYNEENVLKEIRDNCIKNLNDEGIDEPRVFLLSLLELDKYDFYKMQETVDKELPTHKRQIFLESLPNISLPILEKKREALRKEIWKWSFVSCAVAVPYTGHKFLTCDIAILVTSMIRIQKAFGLDKLSLVKLANKSGKDVSELKSVVKSPLDINKELLTTLLARGKTGTLKKVEYVASFIPILGTMTAGGILFGTTYRTLCDFLKEMAEDAARVLRKALE comes from the coding sequence ATGGATTTTGATTTCATCCCTGAAGAAGACATGCAAGAAATGAATTCTGCTTTAGAAGATGGTGACCTCTGTAAAGCAACTGAAAGACTCAGAGAGTCTCTTAAGGAAATAGAAAAGGCCACATTAGACATTGCCATCACAGGACAGTCGGGAACAGGAAAGTCCAGTTTTGTTAATGCTATTCGTGGCATGGGTGATGAGGAAGAAGGTTCTGCCGAAACTGGTGTGGTGGAGACAACAATGAAGCCAACACCATACACACATCCACAGCATCCTAATGTAACTATTTGGGATCTTCCAGGAATAGGAACTCCAAATTTTGCAGAAGCCGATTACCTTGAGTGTGTTGAGTTCCGTCGATACGACTTTTTCATCATCATCTCGTCAGAACGCTTCAAGCAGTACGACATTGACCTAGCGAAGGCGATTCAAGCAATGGACAAGAAATTCTATTTTGTGAGATCTAAGGTTGACAACGATTTGCATGCCTCCCAAGTACAAAGGAAGAAGACTTACAATGAAGAGAACGTTCTTAAAGAAATCCGAGATAACTGCATTAAAAACCTCAATGATGAGGGAATCGATGAGCCCCGTGTGTTTCTTCTCTCATTGCTGGAGCTGGATAAATATGACTTTTACAAAATGCAGGAAACTGTAGACAAGGAGCTTCCAACACACAAGAGACAGATATTTCTGGAATCACTACCCAACATTTCTTTGCCGATTCTTGAGAAGAAGCGCGAGGCTCTGAGGAAGGAAATCTGGAAGTGGTCTTTTGTTTCTTGTGCAGTGGCTGTACCCTACACTGGGCACAAGTTTTTAACTTGTGATATAGCAATCCTGGTAACATCCATGATACGCATACAGAAGGCTTTCGGCTTGGATAAACTGTCACTAGTAAAATTAGCTAACAAGTCCGGTAAAGACGTCAGTGAGTTAAAATCTGTGGTAAAGTCGCCCTTAGACATAAATAAAGAGCTTCTCACAACTTTACTAGCCAGAGGGAAAACAGGGACTCTCAAAAAAGTTGAATATGTTGCTAGTTTTATACCAATTCTAGGTACCATGACTGCGGGAGGCATCTTGTTTGGTACCACTTACAGGACGCTCTGTGATTTCCTTAAGGAGATGGCTGAAGATGCAGCGCGTGTCCTCAGGAAAGCATTGGAGTAA
- the LOC138768984 gene encoding interferon-inducible GTPase 5-like produces the protein MDPNVLTEEMQKINSNDLNTDSSEMIPVEEAREIQSALEDGDLCRATERLSKSLEEIENAPLNIAITGESGTGKSTYVNAIRGIGHEEEGSAKTGVVETTMEPTPYTHPQYPNVTIWDLPGIGTPNFAAADYLQSVDFSRYDFFIIISSERFKKNDIDLAKEIRAMDKKFYFVRSKVDNDLHASQVRRKKTYNEENVLKVIRDNCIKNLLDGGIAEPRVFLLSCLDLDKYDFHEMQDTLEKELPSHKRHIFLMSLPNISLPVLEKKREALRKDIWKWSSLSCAVAAVPIPGLSVACDVGILIKTMRNYRSAFGLDEQSLKKLADKSGKDVSELKSVIKSPIVIKEINKELVMTLLTRGAAGALMIVEYIVSNIPVVGTVAGGGISFATTYWMLCGFLKEIADDAARVLQKALETPV, from the coding sequence ATGGATCCTAACGTTCTCACTGaagaaatgcagaaaattaaTTCCAATGATTTAAACACGGATTCTTCTGAGATGATCCCTGTTGAAGAAGCTAGAGAAATTCAGTCTGCTTTAGAAGATGGTGACCTCTGTAGAGCTACTGAAAGGCTCAGCAAAAGCCTTGAGGAAATAGAAAATGCCCCATTGAACATTGCCATCACAGGGGAGTCAGGAACAGGAAAGTCCACTTATGTTAATGCCATCCGTGGAATTGGTCATGAAGAAGAAGGTTCTGCTAAAACTGGTGTGGTGGAGACAACAATGGAGCCAACACCGTATACACATCCACAGTATCCTAATGTAACTATTTGGGATCTTCCAGGAATAGGAACTCCAAATTTTGCCGCAGCTGATTATCTTCAGTCTGTTGATTTCAGTCGATATGACTTTTTCATCATCATCTCATCCGAACGCTTCAAAAAAAACGACATTGACCTAGCAAAGGAGATTCGAGCAATGGACAAGAAATTCTACTTTGTGAGATCCAAAGTTGACAACGATTTGCATGCCTCCCAAGTACGAAGGAAGAAGACTTACAATGAAGAGAACGTTCTCAAAGTAATCCGAGATAACTGCATTAAAAACCTCCTTGATGGGGGAATTGCTGAGCCTCGGGTGTTTCTTCTCTCATGCCTGGACTTGGACAAGTACGACTTCCACGAAATGCAAGACACTCTAGAGAAGGAGCTTCCGAGCCACAAGAGACACATATTCCTGATGTCTCTACCCAACATTTCCCTTCCTGTTCTTGAAAAAAAGCGTGAGGCTCTGAGGAAGGACATATGGAAGTGGTCTTCTCTTTCTTGTGCAGTGGCTGCAGTCCCGATCCCAGGCCTCTCTGTAGCTTGTGATGTAGGAATTCTGATAAAAACCATGAGAAACTATCGAAGTGCATTTGGCTTGGATGAACAGTCACTAAAAAAGTTAGCCGATAAGTCTGGTAAAGACGTCAGTGAGTTAAAATCTGTTATAAAGTCCCCTATAGTCATAAAAGAGATAAATAAAGAACTTGTGATGACTTTACTAACCAGAGGGGCCGCAGGGGCTCTCATGATAGTTGAGTATATTGTTAGCAATATCCCAGTGGTAGGTACTGTGGCAGGAGGGGGCATCTCATTTGCTACCACTTACTGGATGCTCTGTGGCTTCCTTAAAGAGATTGCTGATGACGCAGCGCGTGTTCTTCAGAAGGCATTGGAGACGCCTGTTTAA